From Algoriphagus sp. NG3, the proteins below share one genomic window:
- the hisH gene encoding imidazole glycerol phosphate synthase subunit HisH, which produces MKIAVIKYNSGNVQSVLYALERLGAEATLTDDPEQIRTADKVVFPGQGEASTAMRYLKERKLDGLIKDLKQPFLGVCLGLQLLCEHSEEKDTECLGIFPVKVKRFVPENSKEFKVPHVGWNELENLADNPLLQDLPPNPFVYYVHSFYAELSEYTIAQTHYIHDFSGILRRDNYYAIQAHPEKSGLVGEKLLSNFLSI; this is translated from the coding sequence ATGAAAATAGCAGTAATAAAATATAACTCAGGCAATGTACAATCGGTACTCTATGCCTTGGAAAGGCTAGGGGCAGAAGCCACACTCACGGATGATCCGGAACAGATCAGAACAGCTGACAAGGTTGTGTTCCCCGGGCAGGGAGAGGCAAGCACAGCGATGAGATACCTGAAAGAACGGAAACTGGATGGGCTGATCAAAGACTTGAAGCAGCCGTTTTTGGGCGTGTGCCTAGGGCTACAGTTGCTTTGTGAGCATTCTGAAGAAAAAGATACGGAGTGTTTGGGGATCTTTCCGGTGAAAGTGAAGCGCTTTGTGCCGGAAAATTCCAAGGAGTTCAAAGTGCCACATGTAGGCTGGAACGAACTGGAGAATTTGGCTGATAATCCGCTTTTACAAGATTTGCCGCCAAATCCTTTTGTGTATTATGTGCATAGCTTCTATGCGGAATTGAGTGAATACACCATTGCCCAGACGCACTACATCCACGATTTCTCGGGCATTCTTCGTCGGGATAACTATTATGCTATCCAGGCTCATCCGGAGAAAAGTGGACTGGTAGGAGAGAAGTTGTTAAGCAATTTCCTCAGTATTTAA
- a CDS encoding putative ABC exporter domain-containing protein, giving the protein MNEIRLLLRKDILILINNIKLILRNPLRLLPYAGIVGYIFFMYFIRMKSGGDSSSSQEIPELDMNGLPEVNFAMQNVIGAVTLLALAFLIYQLFRATKNNVSFFKMADVNLLFTAPVKPENILIYYMGRSILPSLGGALIFVAYASSQAYETFDLTVTNIVFLIVAVALFFFILSPIKFLVYTLNTKYDVMEYIRSGVIVLAVLLAGMIVIPGLMAEKFWQGMFAWISSPWFDFFPLVGWSRGIGSYLAHDNVILSVGFIMLYGIAFYVILKLVIRFAGYYYEDVLEATKSNEEKLEKVKGKKQVGESSYSLNTKKKLALPDFGTGAKAFYWRNYVHSSRQDFHPLFGLYSLIMVAIGIVLAVLSVFEWFSHYFLYGYLLIMLFIYFFAGIGRANVGDLKKPFFILVPASWASKFWNMIKLDILQITLFCIALIVPSVLIAGLNWFIIPLFLFATIEIYLVGFGINIIPQISLDEGWDRKLIKPFMIGGIVLFGFVPSFAFSLIAFIVSKQFVWALFGGTFGLFFVAAILMHVTLDVLKRLEFKEV; this is encoded by the coding sequence ATGAATGAAATCCGGCTGTTGCTCAGGAAGGATATTCTCATCCTGATCAATAATATCAAACTGATCCTCAGAAATCCGCTCAGGCTTTTGCCCTATGCCGGGATCGTTGGGTACATTTTCTTCATGTATTTCATACGCATGAAAAGCGGGGGTGACAGCTCTTCTTCTCAGGAAATTCCTGAATTGGACATGAACGGTCTTCCAGAAGTCAATTTTGCCATGCAAAATGTAATAGGGGCGGTAACGTTGCTGGCACTGGCCTTTTTGATTTATCAGTTGTTCCGGGCTACGAAAAACAACGTCAGCTTCTTTAAGATGGCGGATGTGAACCTGCTGTTCACTGCACCAGTCAAGCCCGAAAACATTCTGATCTACTATATGGGAAGATCGATCCTACCTTCCTTAGGTGGAGCGCTTATCTTTGTGGCTTACGCATCCAGTCAGGCTTATGAGACTTTTGATCTGACAGTGACAAATATTGTATTTTTAATAGTTGCGGTTGCCCTCTTCTTTTTTATTCTTTCTCCCATCAAGTTTTTGGTTTATACACTGAATACCAAGTATGACGTAATGGAGTATATCCGTTCCGGGGTGATTGTTTTGGCAGTTTTGCTGGCAGGAATGATCGTTATTCCCGGACTTATGGCAGAAAAGTTCTGGCAGGGGATGTTTGCATGGATTTCCTCTCCATGGTTTGATTTTTTTCCGTTAGTGGGATGGAGCCGGGGGATAGGAAGCTATCTTGCCCACGACAATGTTATTTTGTCGGTTGGGTTTATCATGCTTTATGGGATAGCGTTTTATGTGATTCTCAAGCTTGTCATCCGATTTGCCGGATACTATTATGAAGATGTACTGGAGGCGACCAAATCCAACGAGGAAAAGCTGGAGAAAGTAAAGGGTAAGAAGCAGGTGGGTGAAAGCTCATATAGTCTAAATACCAAAAAGAAATTAGCCCTTCCTGACTTTGGTACCGGGGCAAAGGCATTTTATTGGAGAAATTACGTCCACAGCTCCAGACAGGATTTTCATCCTTTATTTGGATTGTATTCCCTGATCATGGTGGCCATAGGAATTGTGCTGGCAGTACTCTCCGTATTCGAGTGGTTTTCACACTATTTTCTATATGGGTATCTGCTGATTATGCTTTTCATCTATTTCTTTGCGGGCATAGGCAGAGCGAATGTAGGGGATTTGAAGAAGCCCTTTTTCATACTGGTTCCTGCGAGTTGGGCTTCCAAGTTTTGGAATATGATCAAGCTGGATATCTTGCAGATCACATTGTTTTGCATTGCCCTCATAGTGCCGTCTGTTTTGATTGCGGGATTAAACTGGTTTATCATTCCCCTGTTTCTCTTTGCGACTATAGAGATTTATTTGGTGGGTTTTGGTATCAATATTATTCCACAGATCTCTTTGGACGAAGGCTGGGATAGAAAGCTGATCAAGCCCTTTATGATCGGGGGGATTGTCCTTTTCGGTTTTGTGCCATCTTTTGCGTTCAGTTTAATCGCGTTTATAGTATCCAAACAGTTTGTATGGGCACTCTTTGGCGGGACTTTCGGACTGTTTTTCGTAGCTGCTATCCTGATGCATGTGACGTTGGATGTGCTGAAGCGGTTGGAATTCAAGGAGGTGTAA
- the hisF gene encoding imidazole glycerol phosphate synthase subunit HisF, with the protein MLTKRIIPCLDIKEGRTVKGVNFVELRDAGDPVELAKIYSDEGADELVFLDITATVDKRKTLAELVTKVAKAINIPFTVGGGISTIEDVKVLLNAGADKISINSSAVKNPQIINEMAAEFGSQCIVVAVDTRNLDGIDFVHTHGGRQATLLKTQAWAQEVCDRGAGEILLTSMDHDGTKAGFSNELLAEISSALSIPVIASGGAGTMEHFKDVFTFGKADAALAASIFHFKEIGIPELKGYLRSEGISVRK; encoded by the coding sequence ATGCTTACTAAACGAATAATCCCCTGCCTAGACATAAAAGAAGGACGCACGGTCAAAGGTGTCAACTTCGTAGAGCTACGGGATGCAGGTGATCCGGTGGAGTTGGCAAAAATCTACTCAGACGAGGGGGCCGATGAACTGGTGTTTTTGGATATTACTGCGACAGTAGATAAGCGGAAAACCTTGGCCGAATTGGTGACGAAAGTGGCCAAGGCTATTAATATTCCATTTACAGTGGGAGGCGGGATTTCTACCATTGAAGACGTGAAAGTGCTTCTCAATGCAGGTGCAGATAAAATTTCCATTAATTCTTCAGCAGTGAAAAATCCCCAGATTATCAATGAAATGGCTGCTGAATTTGGTTCCCAATGCATTGTAGTGGCGGTAGATACTAGAAATTTGGATGGGATTGACTTCGTGCATACGCATGGGGGGAGACAAGCTACTTTGCTGAAAACCCAAGCATGGGCGCAGGAGGTATGTGACCGAGGTGCAGGAGAGATTTTATTGACCTCCATGGATCATGACGGCACTAAAGCCGGTTTTTCGAATGAGTTGCTGGCTGAGATCTCATCAGCACTCAGCATTCCGGTAATTGCTTCGGGTGGTGCCGGGACAATGGAACATTTCAAAGATGTGTTTACCTTTGGCAAAGCGGATGCTGCTTTGGCGGCAAGTATTTTCCACTTTAAGGAGATAGGAATTCCTGAGTTGAAGGGTTATTTGAGAAGTGAAGGGATAAGTGTAAGAAAATAA
- a CDS encoding phenylalanine 4-monooxygenase — translation MNSKPKNWVFSDPRLQKLRQEYEAYTAEDFNVWKILFERQMPNLPTAASKAYLEGVEIVGFTSDRIANFEELNRILAKTTGWEVHVVPGLIDDDLFFGLLNNRRFPSSTWLRKMEQLDYLEEPDMFHDAFAHMPLLTNQPYVDFLEKLSGIALKHIDNPYAIQLLSRIYWFTIEFGLIKEDGALKIYGAGILSSAGETKFSLSNEPKHYDYDVRRILNQEYWKDRFQDKYFVIESYEQLYESLPEIEEVLEEMLVSKY, via the coding sequence ATGAATTCGAAACCGAAAAACTGGGTCTTTAGCGATCCGAGATTACAGAAACTCAGGCAGGAATACGAAGCCTACACTGCTGAGGACTTTAACGTCTGGAAGATCCTCTTTGAGCGGCAGATGCCCAATCTACCCACAGCAGCTTCCAAAGCTTACCTGGAAGGCGTGGAGATTGTGGGGTTTACCTCTGATCGTATTGCCAACTTTGAAGAGCTGAACCGGATTCTTGCAAAAACCACCGGCTGGGAAGTGCATGTGGTGCCGGGGCTGATTGACGATGATTTGTTTTTTGGCTTATTGAACAACCGAAGATTTCCTTCCTCTACTTGGCTGCGAAAAATGGAGCAGTTGGATTACCTGGAAGAGCCGGATATGTTCCATGATGCTTTTGCCCATATGCCGCTGCTGACAAATCAGCCTTATGTGGACTTCCTGGAAAAGCTTTCGGGAATTGCCCTGAAGCATATCGATAATCCCTATGCGATCCAGCTTTTGAGCAGGATTTATTGGTTTACCATTGAGTTTGGCTTAATAAAAGAGGATGGAGCGCTAAAAATATACGGTGCGGGCATCCTAAGTTCAGCTGGAGAGACTAAATTCAGCCTTTCAAATGAGCCCAAGCATTACGATTACGATGTACGGAGGATTTTGAACCAGGAATACTGGAAGGATCGCTTTCAGGATAAATACTTTGTGATCGAGAGTTATGAGCAGCTTTACGAGTCGCTTCCGGAGATAGAGGAAGTGCTGGAGGAGATGTTGGTAAGCAAATATTAA
- a CDS encoding pyridoxal-phosphate dependent enzyme: MIYNSIIDTIGNTPMIRLNKLAKHIKGEVLVKVEYFNPGNSMKDRMAIKMVEDAEKSGVLKPGGTIIEGTSGNTGMGLALAAVAKGYKCIFTMADKQSKEKIDILKAVGAEVIVCPTNVSPDDPRSYYSVAKKLNQDIPNSFYPNQYDNLSNTAAHYETTGPEIWKDTDGKVTHYAAGVGTGGSMCGAAQYLKEQNPNVVTVGIDTYGSVFKKYKETGIFDEKEVYPYLTEGIGEDILPKNVNFDMIDHFVKVTDKDSAVMTRRLAREEGLFVGWSCGSAVHGALEWAKDNLKEGDQMVIILPDHGTRYLGKVYNDEWMRNHGFLEDRTYSTARDIISQRTGTYTLVSTLKSDSVREAIGLMNKTSVSQIPVMENGEVVGSLTDNKLLTKIIDNPSLKDASVADVMEDSMHFVALDSTLDVLSSMVEKEKAVLVRDVQNQIHIITKHDILEAFTK; this comes from the coding sequence ATGATCTATAATTCAATAATTGATACCATCGGCAATACCCCGATGATCCGTCTAAATAAGCTTGCTAAACACATCAAGGGAGAGGTACTCGTGAAGGTGGAGTACTTCAATCCCGGCAACTCCATGAAGGATCGTATGGCGATCAAAATGGTAGAGGATGCCGAGAAGTCAGGGGTACTGAAGCCGGGGGGGACAATCATAGAAGGAACTAGCGGGAATACAGGAATGGGGCTTGCTCTGGCAGCTGTCGCCAAAGGCTATAAGTGTATTTTCACGATGGCTGATAAGCAATCCAAAGAGAAAATCGATATCCTGAAAGCAGTAGGGGCAGAGGTGATCGTGTGTCCTACTAACGTTTCCCCTGATGATCCTAGATCCTATTACTCTGTAGCGAAGAAATTAAATCAGGATATTCCGAATTCCTTTTACCCAAACCAATACGACAACTTATCCAACACTGCTGCTCACTATGAGACTACCGGGCCGGAAATATGGAAAGATACGGATGGTAAGGTGACGCATTATGCGGCAGGGGTGGGAACTGGCGGATCCATGTGCGGTGCTGCCCAATACCTCAAAGAGCAGAATCCCAATGTGGTGACAGTAGGGATTGATACCTATGGATCAGTATTCAAAAAATATAAGGAAACAGGTATTTTCGATGAGAAGGAGGTTTACCCTTATCTCACCGAAGGCATTGGGGAGGACATTCTTCCCAAGAATGTGAACTTCGATATGATAGACCATTTCGTCAAAGTGACGGATAAGGATTCCGCTGTGATGACACGCCGCCTGGCCAGGGAAGAGGGGTTGTTTGTAGGATGGTCATGTGGTTCGGCTGTGCATGGAGCATTGGAATGGGCTAAGGATAATCTGAAAGAAGGTGACCAGATGGTTATTATTCTTCCGGATCATGGCACAAGATACTTGGGTAAAGTATATAATGACGAATGGATGAGGAACCACGGTTTCCTGGAAGATAGGACCTACTCCACGGCAAGGGATATTATTTCCCAGAGAACAGGAACCTATACCTTGGTTTCCACATTGAAGTCTGATTCTGTCAGAGAGGCTATTGGTTTGATGAACAAGACCAGTGTGTCCCAGATTCCTGTAATGGAAAACGGGGAAGTGGTCGGGAGCCTTACGGACAACAAATTGCTTACCAAAATCATAGACAATCCATCATTGAAAGATGCTTCAGTGGCTGATGTGATGGAAGATTCCATGCATTTTGTGGCACTGGATAGTACTTTGGACGTACTTTCCTCCATGGTGGAAAAGGAAAAAGCAGTGCTGGTTCGGGATGTGCAAAATCAGATTCACATCATTACCAAGCATGATATACTGGAAGCTTTCACTAAGTAG
- a CDS encoding aspartate carbamoyltransferase catalytic subunit, which translates to MSQLSTKHLLGIKNLTEEDLQLILDTAANFKEVINRPIKKVPSLRDITIANVFFENSTRTRLSFELAEKRLSADVVNFSSSNSSVKKGETLVDTVNNILSMKVDMVVMRHSSPGAPHFLSRNVNANIVNAGDGTHEHPTQALLDSFSIKEKLGDVAGKKVAIIGDILHSRVALSNIFCLQKLGAEVMVCGPITLLPKYIESLGVKVELDVKKALQWCDVANVLRIQLERQQIKYFPSLREYSLYYGINKKLLSQLDKEIVIMHPGPINRGVELNSDVADSEHSIILEQVQNGVAVRMAVLYLLAGTKG; encoded by the coding sequence ATGTCGCAACTCAGTACAAAACACCTGCTCGGAATCAAAAATCTCACAGAGGAGGACCTTCAACTTATCCTTGATACAGCGGCAAACTTCAAAGAGGTGATCAATAGGCCGATTAAAAAAGTGCCTTCTCTTCGCGATATTACCATAGCCAATGTGTTTTTTGAGAATTCCACCCGCACCAGACTTTCCTTTGAACTGGCAGAAAAAAGGCTTTCTGCCGATGTGGTGAATTTTTCCTCATCCAATAGTTCGGTGAAAAAAGGAGAAACCCTGGTGGACACTGTGAACAATATCCTTTCCATGAAAGTGGACATGGTAGTAATGCGACACTCCAGCCCCGGCGCACCACACTTCCTATCCCGAAATGTAAATGCGAATATCGTAAATGCCGGAGATGGCACCCATGAGCATCCTACTCAAGCCTTGCTGGATTCATTCTCCATCAAGGAGAAGCTGGGTGATGTAGCGGGTAAAAAAGTGGCCATCATCGGTGATATCCTGCATTCTAGGGTGGCATTATCCAATATTTTTTGTCTGCAGAAATTAGGGGCTGAAGTCATGGTCTGCGGGCCGATTACGCTACTTCCAAAATACATTGAGAGCCTTGGTGTAAAAGTGGAGTTGGATGTGAAAAAAGCTCTTCAGTGGTGCGACGTGGCGAACGTACTGAGAATCCAACTCGAAAGACAACAGATCAAATATTTCCCGAGCTTGCGTGAATATTCCCTTTATTACGGAATCAATAAGAAGCTACTGAGTCAGCTGGATAAGGAAATAGTAATCATGCACCCAGGGCCGATCAACCGGGGAGTGGAATTGAACTCTGATGTGGCTGATTCTGAGCATTCGATCATCTTGGAGCAAGTGCAAAACGGGGTGGCCGTGAGAATGGCAGTACTGTACTTGCTGGCCGGGACAAAAGGATAA
- a CDS encoding transcriptional regulator: MKTRILFLFLFILAGQASAQLRFIERFEVPSEMNDPLFEMIDSESGLVSFRALPGKGLSSKRVFQYFVSDSSLNSKEGMIEFPVKEGYDLLGYDTDKNMLFALFTRGFTTNSSKYLLQIDLKSRKGIEFTVDNVLDMELVEFLVQDQKAIFMGTTDSRPVLQIYDLLTKSVHTLQGIYGNNTQILQIRKMPETRSLKVVLSRKGAHRNRDLLVNTYDMTGNVIQEIKVDKFADAGQEIMDGILVPVGNYQEAMLGAFGLERRNSYQGMYIMDINEFGEFDFKLYTLEDFPNFYNYLNEKNKTKRDKEVLKELEKEKIPGIKNMYSIREVRQTPDAYYLYFDHYTVSNSRSGYQNGMNSPNGGYRYDRWSRMGTQMFNDPYLSNRFPMAGRYQTIPEYRYVSAHFAKVAKSGQVVWDNSSTYRELVTTYPEAFGEIAVVGDDVYHSYVEDELIKLSFFRNGEKIFENYEFELKLVNEEERIQNTNVESLRLIHWYDRYFLLTGTQRIRFVKKGGGDEVREVYFITKIVVDGDLYKPEQLPD; encoded by the coding sequence ATGAAAACCCGTATCCTCTTCCTCTTTCTTTTTATCCTTGCAGGGCAGGCTTCTGCCCAGCTTAGATTCATTGAGCGCTTCGAAGTGCCCTCTGAAATGAACGACCCCTTATTTGAAATGATTGATTCGGAATCTGGCCTGGTTTCCTTCAGGGCTTTGCCTGGGAAGGGACTGAGTTCTAAGCGGGTTTTTCAATATTTTGTTTCGGATTCCAGCTTGAATTCTAAGGAAGGAATGATAGAGTTTCCAGTGAAAGAGGGATATGATCTGCTGGGGTACGATACGGATAAAAACATGTTGTTTGCGCTGTTTACCAGAGGATTTACAACTAATTCCAGTAAGTACTTATTGCAGATAGACTTGAAAAGCCGGAAAGGGATTGAATTTACGGTGGATAATGTGCTAGACATGGAACTGGTGGAGTTTCTGGTGCAAGATCAAAAGGCCATTTTTATGGGAACGACGGACAGCAGGCCTGTTTTGCAGATTTATGATCTGTTGACAAAAAGTGTCCACACGCTCCAAGGGATTTATGGGAACAATACCCAGATCCTGCAAATCAGAAAAATGCCCGAGACAAGGTCACTAAAGGTGGTGTTGAGCAGAAAGGGGGCTCACAGAAACAGGGACTTGCTCGTCAATACCTATGACATGACAGGGAATGTCATTCAGGAAATAAAAGTTGACAAGTTTGCGGATGCAGGTCAGGAAATTATGGATGGCATATTGGTTCCCGTAGGCAACTATCAAGAGGCTATGCTGGGTGCTTTTGGGCTTGAACGCAGAAATTCCTACCAAGGAATGTATATTATGGATATCAATGAATTTGGTGAATTCGACTTCAAACTGTACACCTTGGAGGATTTTCCGAATTTTTACAATTACCTCAACGAAAAGAACAAAACGAAAAGAGATAAAGAGGTGCTGAAAGAGCTGGAGAAAGAGAAGATTCCCGGAATCAAGAATATGTATTCAATCCGGGAGGTACGCCAAACTCCAGATGCCTACTATCTTTATTTTGACCATTATACCGTATCCAACAGTCGTTCTGGATATCAAAATGGAATGAATTCCCCCAATGGTGGCTACAGGTATGATCGATGGAGTAGGATGGGAACCCAGATGTTCAATGATCCCTACCTATCCAACCGTTTTCCTATGGCTGGTAGGTACCAGACTATACCTGAGTATAGGTATGTATCTGCCCATTTTGCCAAGGTAGCCAAGTCCGGACAGGTGGTCTGGGACAATTCCAGTACTTACAGGGAACTGGTGACCACTTATCCGGAGGCTTTTGGAGAGATAGCCGTAGTGGGGGATGATGTTTACCATAGTTATGTGGAGGATGAACTCATCAAGTTGAGTTTTTTTAGAAACGGTGAAAAAATCTTTGAAAACTATGAGTTTGAACTGAAGTTGGTCAATGAAGAGGAGCGTATACAAAACACGAACGTAGAAAGCCTGAGATTGATCCATTGGTACGATAGGTACTTTTTGCTTACCGGTACACAGCGCATCCGGTTTGTGAAGAAAGGGGGAGGAGATGAAGTTCGTGAAGTTTACTTTATCACCAAAATTGTGGTGGACGGGGATTTGTATAAGCCAGAACAACTCCCAGACTAG
- a CDS encoding lysophospholipid acyltransferase family protein: MMKIIHVLFTVYSIVLFFVLLLILGIFIVIPVSISPAGGNISFLFIRIWARIWSFGSGIRYEFHGRETIDRTQPYIYIFNHRSFLDAAIIPLAIPQQVRALGKKELSQIPFFGWVVGKVAIWVDRTDAASRRKSIDRLVTFLHQGISAVVAPEGTRNDSDAPLLPFKLGAFRLAIETGIPIVPIAFIGADKSMKKGSLLISPGRIKIYYSNPIIPTAATSVEDLAEKCRSRLEAMILTHE, from the coding sequence ATGATGAAAATCATCCATGTCCTATTCACCGTTTATTCCATTGTTTTATTCTTTGTTCTGCTTCTGATCCTGGGGATTTTCATTGTCATCCCGGTAAGCATAAGCCCTGCAGGAGGAAATATCTCCTTTCTGTTTATCCGTATCTGGGCAAGAATCTGGTCTTTCGGGTCAGGAATACGGTATGAATTTCACGGGCGTGAAACTATTGATCGCACACAGCCATACATCTATATTTTCAACCATCGCTCTTTTTTGGATGCTGCTATCATTCCCCTTGCCATACCGCAGCAAGTGCGGGCATTGGGAAAGAAGGAATTGTCCCAGATCCCGTTCTTTGGCTGGGTAGTAGGCAAAGTAGCCATCTGGGTGGATAGAACAGATGCCGCATCCAGAAGAAAAAGTATTGATCGGTTGGTGACTTTCCTCCATCAAGGGATCTCTGCCGTAGTGGCTCCTGAGGGAACAAGGAATGACAGCGATGCCCCCTTACTGCCATTCAAATTGGGGGCTTTCAGGCTGGCTATAGAGACAGGGATCCCAATTGTTCCTATTGCCTTCATAGGAGCAGATAAAAGCATGAAAAAAGGTTCACTTCTGATCAGTCCTGGAAGGATCAAAATCTACTATTCCAACCCCATTATTCCTACTGCGGCAACATCAGTGGAAGATCTTGCGGAAAAATGCCGATCAAGACTAGAGGCTATGATTCTTACCCATGAATAG
- the pyrR gene encoding bifunctional pyr operon transcriptional regulator/uracil phosphoribosyltransferase PyrR yields the protein MQKRLVLDEGQIEIILRRFCHQLIENHDDFDNTVLLGLQPRGPILLDKIVNLLKEISGVSVPSGYLDATFHRDDFRRRDFPLKANETKINFLVEGKKVILVDDVLYKGRSVRAAMDAMIAFGRPQKVELMVLVDRKLTRDYPIMPDYYGLRVHTLESQYVLVEWAEKGSEKDAIWITEKVKP from the coding sequence ATGCAAAAAAGACTTGTCTTAGACGAAGGACAGATTGAGATCATACTCAGACGATTCTGTCATCAATTGATAGAAAATCACGATGATTTTGATAATACCGTGCTTTTGGGCCTGCAGCCTAGAGGCCCTATTTTGTTGGATAAGATCGTTAACCTTTTGAAGGAGATTTCCGGTGTGAGTGTACCTTCAGGATACCTGGATGCAACATTTCATCGGGACGATTTTCGCAGGAGAGATTTTCCCCTCAAAGCAAACGAAACCAAAATCAATTTTCTGGTAGAAGGCAAAAAAGTAATACTTGTCGATGACGTGCTCTACAAAGGTCGGTCTGTACGTGCGGCCATGGATGCGATGATTGCATTTGGCAGGCCGCAGAAAGTAGAGCTTATGGTGCTGGTGGATCGCAAACTTACCCGTGACTATCCCATCATGCCGGATTATTATGGTCTTCGTGTGCATACATTGGAGAGCCAATATGTGCTCGTGGAATGGGCTGAAAAGGGGAGTGAAAAAGATGCAATTTGGATCACAGAGAAAGTTAAGCCATAA
- the hisA gene encoding 1-(5-phosphoribosyl)-5-[(5-phosphoribosylamino)methylideneamino]imidazole-4-carboxamide isomerase, which produces MQIIPAIDLIGGKCVRLSQGDYSSKKEYHDDPLEMAKRFEGAGITRLHLVDLDGAKAKKIVNSDVLQRISSGTNLRVDFGGGIQSDEEIEKAFELGAKQVTGGSIAVKNATLFQAWIKKYGSEKIILGADAKDRKIAVGGWEETTSVDLIPFIQDYVAQGISYVICTDVAKDGLLQGPSVDLYQDIFQEIPGVKLIASGGVSSVKDLEELEKIGVYGTIVGKAYYEGRVTLEELAAFV; this is translated from the coding sequence ATGCAAATCATCCCAGCAATCGACCTCATCGGAGGGAAATGTGTCCGGCTCAGTCAGGGCGATTACAGCAGCAAAAAAGAATACCATGACGACCCTTTGGAAATGGCCAAGCGTTTTGAAGGCGCAGGAATAACACGACTGCATTTAGTGGATCTGGATGGAGCCAAAGCCAAGAAAATTGTGAATTCTGATGTGTTGCAAAGGATCAGTTCCGGCACTAATCTTCGGGTTGATTTTGGGGGAGGTATTCAGTCAGATGAGGAAATAGAAAAGGCTTTTGAACTGGGAGCAAAGCAAGTGACCGGGGGAAGTATAGCGGTAAAAAATGCTACTTTGTTCCAAGCTTGGATCAAGAAATATGGATCAGAAAAGATCATCTTAGGAGCAGATGCGAAAGACAGGAAGATTGCTGTTGGGGGTTGGGAGGAGACTACCTCGGTGGATTTGATTCCTTTTATCCAAGACTATGTAGCCCAAGGCATCAGCTATGTAATCTGTACCGATGTGGCTAAAGACGGCTTGCTTCAAGGGCCTTCGGTGGATTTGTACCAGGATATTTTTCAGGAAATCCCAGGAGTGAAATTGATCGCAAGTGGAGGTGTTTCTTCCGTGAAAGATCTCGAAGAACTGGAAAAAATCGGTGTGTATGGGACGATAGTGGGCAAGGCTTATTATGAGGGGAGAGTGACGCTGGAGGAATTGGCAGCGTTTGTCTGA
- a CDS encoding ABC transporter ATP-binding protein has translation MLSVTNLVKTYDKQNAVNDISFELQGGEVVGLLGPNGAGKSTTMKCIVGLLRKTSGEITLGGYDHLSVEAKRLFSYIPETPYVYDLLTVQEHMQFVAQAYGVKEWKEKADEYLEMYELTDKKDKLGRDLSKGMRQKVSICCALLPDPQVLFFDEPMIGLDPKAIKNTKKIFRQLKEAGKTILVSTHLIDSVESIADRIMILKNGNIVGNDTIANLKLQFVQEEGTTLEDLFLEMTKDE, from the coding sequence ATGCTAAGCGTCACCAATCTGGTAAAAACCTATGACAAGCAGAATGCTGTCAACGATATTTCATTTGAACTGCAGGGAGGAGAGGTAGTAGGCTTGCTTGGACCAAACGGAGCGGGAAAAAGTACTACCATGAAGTGTATCGTGGGTTTGCTTCGCAAAACGTCTGGAGAGATTACCCTTGGGGGATACGACCATTTGAGTGTTGAGGCAAAGCGGCTTTTCAGTTACATTCCGGAAACCCCATATGTCTATGACTTACTTACCGTACAGGAGCACATGCAGTTTGTGGCCCAGGCCTATGGTGTGAAAGAGTGGAAGGAAAAAGCTGATGAATACCTGGAGATGTATGAGTTGACAGATAAAAAAGATAAACTGGGACGGGATTTATCTAAAGGAATGCGCCAAAAGGTCTCTATCTGTTGTGCTTTATTGCCAGATCCGCAAGTTCTGTTTTTTGATGAACCCATGATCGGTCTGGATCCCAAGGCTATTAAAAACACCAAGAAGATTTTTAGACAGCTGAAAGAAGCCGGTAAAACTATATTAGTGAGTACGCATCTGATCGACAGCGTGGAGTCTATCGCTGACCGGATCATGATTTTGAAAAATGGAAATATAGTCGGCAATGATACGATAGCCAATCTCAAGCTTCAGTTTGTGCAGGAAGAGGGTACAACGCTTGAGGATCTCTTTTTAGAAATGACTAAAGATGAATGA